Within Aspergillus oryzae RIB40 DNA, chromosome 2, the genomic segment TATCCCttactttccccttctcttgTCCTCCAGATCAGGCACCTTAGTGGAGAGGCACAAGAGCCATGACCCACTCAAGCATTTGGAAGCTGGATACTTTGATTATGGTTTTGGGCTCAGCCACTCTATGCCTCCAAGCTCAGCTTCGCTGGCCACCCAAGCGAGTCACAAGTCAAGAAGCCCTCACCCGATAGGTTTCTACTTGCGATTACTTTTGCATGTCTCACGATCTCGGAATGTAACTGAGTCAACCCGTGGAGTTTATAAATTCAAACGAAATTCAGTTAGAAGGGTCACTCGTATATGCAAGGGAACAAGTGCTTGTGGTTTCCTGGAACAGAAAgtacaaagaagaaaaggtggaGAGAGGATACATACAAGAGGTCGCGTGAGCTGGATAATGATAAATGATGGGCTGAGATACTTAGTTCCACCAGGAGTCGCTACTTCATTGGTACGTAGATTAGTAGGGAGCAGAGAACTTTAGGTAGTGGTCCCGTGGATATGGCCGGTGAACTGAACCTAGATCCATAGTACATAGctcccaaaacaacccagGAAATAACAGGCGTTCGATCGAGACCTTCGATATCCTGGGATCCATTCATTTAGTGGGAAActaaaaaaataaagtaagAGTCATAGGCACTTTGTTTGAAAGCTTATACCCGGCACTCTTTTCTCGAAGACAAGTTCTCGCCGGTGTCTTGGAAATGTATACTGTGTCGTAAACATACGTTCTATTGTATCTCGATCTTGTGCACAGGAATTACGTGAACGGCCCATCATGATCTATCGGCCAGATACGACGAGAGTGGCTTGAGAAGCATTACTTGTAGCACTTGAGTCGAGGCGTGTCGACCCAAAGGGGCACTGCATTCTACCCAattggaagatgatttctAGGCAGCTGATGTCAGAGTGCCTTCAAATGGGTCCAAAAAGCAAAGGCGATGCAAATCCAAGGACTTAATTCCACTTCTCTTGACACCGACCATGGAATGAAAATCAAATGgcaaaaaagaaggaaaactAAACCAACCACTCGAGTTGAAGGACTCCACACCGCTAAAACTAGTTAAGCGCCGCATTTAATCACGTTCAACATGAAGGAATACGAATGCCATAACCCGACCccagatcttcttttttattagTAACGGCTCGTAAGCCTCTCAGCTCAGATCCCCTTTCATCCCAGGTCCTcgctttgttttctttcctctttgtctCCTGCCAACCACCCCCTTATCTCACTGTGACTTATTCATTGTTTCCCGAGATATCTTCACCCAGGGGTCGAGCTCCACCTCGGTCCTATTTGTGCGATCGCGCAAAGGACCTTCTCTAACTCGGTCGTGCGACAATTGCCCTCTTAACGACTCAAAACGCACAAGTCGCATGTAACACCCCCGGCAAACATCAGACGACCTGCCCCTATCGATTTGCGGATAGAACTCTTGAGAAAAGGGGCCTATATTAATTGATTGCTTGTCCCGTTCTGTCATTGACACGGAGGCACGGACCGAATTTCGCTTGAGGAAATACCGACTTTGCCAAATTATCAACATGGGAGAAAGCGCACAACGCCCGTCTTCGGGGCCAGGCCCAGTTGGGAAGAACTTTTCATGGATTCTGGTAATGCTCTTGGCGTCCCGGCATCAGCAGCATGACTGCGCGATTATGTCCATTTCTGGCTGACTGTATGTTCTCTTTGGCTGCAGTTAACGGCACAGTACACTACGTTTGTGCTGGTATGTTACCCAACTCTCTAAATATTCTCGAAAATAGACTGTTAATCCATTGCTTTCTGGACAGTTACTACACTACTCACGGGTAATGCCGTCAACTAATGGCAAGCGATATCTCACGTCTACCGCGGTCTTTTTCAACGAGGTTGTGAAACTTGCCATCTCTCTTACCATAGCATTATACGAAGTTTCCAAAACGGCGCCCCCATCAGTTCCTGcaacttctcttttcttctccctcacGTCTGCCGTTTTCTCCGGTGACAGTTGGAAGCTCGCAATCCCCGCCTGCCTCTATACACTTGCAAACTCGTTACAATACGTCGCTCTTTCGAATTTACAGGCGGCACCCTTCCAAGTAACATATCAGTTGAAACTCATTGCGACTGCCATTTTTAGCGTGATTTTGCTGAACAGGAGCATCTCACTGCGCAGGTGGGGGTTGCTGTTGCTCCTGCTGGTGGGGGTTGGGCTTGTGCAGATGCCCATTAGCAGTTCTGGGGATATTTCTCTCCAAGAGGAGGCGGCCGCCCATCATGCTTTTCCTCGGTCgctggaagaatggaaggCCGCCAAATTGGATCGGCCAAATCTCCATAAACGTTCGGCAACGTATGAGGGCATTGAAGAGGATATGATGACCGCCTTTCCGCGAATGAATGCAGTTGTTGGTCTCTTAGCGACTCTGGGTGCGTGCGTCGCATCTAGCCTTGCCAGTGTATATTTCGAAAAGGTACTGAAGGATAGTGCAAAGTCGACCTCGCTTTGGGTCCGCAACGTTCAACTGGCCGTATACTCTATCTTCCCCGCGCTTTTCATTGGTGttgtcttcttggatggcgAGAAGATTGCTGCCAACGGGTTCTTCGGAGGGTATAATTGGGCCGTCTGGTCTACCGTGGTTACTCAAGCAATCGGGGGAATTGCAACATCTTTCTGTATAGGCCATGCATACCGAGATGCGAAGAATGTTGCTACTGCCACCAGCATTTTTCTCACTACGTTAGGGAGTATCTGGCTATTTGAGTTTGAGCTCACTGGTAATGTACGTGCTGCGGAGCTTTTTCTTGAAAGACCCTCCGTGGTTTCTAATATGTGCTAACCGTCCCCCTTCTAGTTTATTCTCGGAACGTTTGCAGTGCTTGTGGCTACGTATCTTTGCGAAGACCCGAATTCGGCTTCCAGCACCGGCAAGCGCCAGGGACTTCGCCCGCCACCGATTCGCATCGACCAGTATGAGAAAGAATCCAAAAGCGACGATTTTTCGCCCGCGTCCCCTCCACCGAACGAGTTTTCGATTAAACTCCCCGGAACGCCGTTCCTGTCTGATGCCGGCCTGTCGACCTCTAGGCCTACGTCACCAGGCCATGCTAGGATTAATGCAGCCCGGACCGCCAGCGGTGGTTATTTCGATAAGCAGCTACGAGACCAGTGATTTTGACGATACTGATACGAACTCAGATTTGCATGCAATGTGTACATTACGCTTTGCATTTGGACTAAGTCCTATGGGAAGTAAATAAGCATGGATAGAAGCgaagcttttcttgtttcatctTGAACATCGACATATTTCTCGTGCATGTGACTTTTGATTTGTCCTGTTTTCCACCCTCAtcgtttcttcctttctttccctctcgtcttctcccttttttgGAAGACCACTGAACGTCATGTTTTATGTTTTAGTATATATTTGATCACCCTAACCAGGCGTTCGGCTGGGTAGCAATGTATAAGTGTATGTCGCTCTGAGGCTCTGGAGATACCCCTGGCAGAGACCAATTAAACTGTCATACTGCTCATTTTTCGGACAGTTTCCCACGTGCTTGTCAGTCTTTCTGTAATGGGGAGCAGGTGACCTATTCTGCCACTTGTAAATGAGTAACCGTTTAACATCCTTCCATTAATCTACTCATCCCTGCTTACTCGCAGTCGTCTTAGCATCATGCGAAGAAAACCTTACTCGTCCTTTCCCGCATCACGCCAGGGTGCTTCATATAGACGAACGGCCGGTACCCAGCTCCGTACACCCATCCGTTCCGATGTACGCACTGCTCTTGATCAAAGATTCAGCGAAGGGGCTCGAAATTCGTCATCTCTAGGCGGATCACGCAGAGAAGAGCTTCCTATTAGTACACCCAGAGCAGAGGCACTATGCCGTGATGACGACTTGCTATTTGATGCATTCGGTAAGTAAGCTTAACAGATATTATATTGTCTATACATCTGGGATAGAGGCTTAATGTAGTGGATGAAGATTTGGAATTGCTTGCACAGTCAGATGAATCAGCGAGAACTCGACAGTCTATCTTCTCAACTACAGAAAGTCAGTTGCACACACGTGAAGTGCCCCAGAATGGCGCCCCAGCTCTGGTCTCTCGATACTTTTGCGGTAAGTCTCGTATCTCTGCGACTCAAATCTAATGTCAATAATGTCTATCTTTATGCACTGACCCACACGGTTCAGAAACCCCTCATCTCACACCGTATCAAAGTGTAGCATCTAGTTCCTCAGATATTGAAATAAGGTCACCTTCTAGCCCCTTGCTCAGACTACAGGCTGAGAGAACCCGACCATACTTGGCACAAGATAGCGATTCCAAAGGGCGCTACCAAGATCATCAGCTCCGGCCTGAACAATTCGAAAAGTCACACATTGCTGCAATTCTAGAACAAAGGACGCCGTTTCAAGACATGCCTGTATCAATTCGAGGAATCGTTCTTGTGTCTGTGCATGAGCTCCCTGACAAATATGGGTCACTCTTCCATTTTCCCGCCTTCAACGCGATTCAATCCAAATGCTTCCAGTCTGTTTACAAAGGGGACGACAACATTGTGCTTGCTGCTCCTACTGGAAGTGGCAAAACAGTTGTTATGGAGTTGGCAATATGTCGTTTACTTAATAATCTGAAAGACGAGAGGTTCAAAGTCATTTATCAAGCACCTACTAAGTCACTTTGCTCAGAAAGGTTCCGTGACTGGAACAGAAAGTTCCACTCATTAGGCCTTCAATGTGCTGAGTTGACCGGTGACACTGATTACACACAGATGAGGAGCGTCCAGAACAGCCAGATAATTATAACGACACCGGAAAAATGGGATAGCGTGACGCggaaatggaaggatcaCGCACGTTTGATGCAGCTGGTGAAACTCTTCTTGATTGATGAAGTTCATATCCTCAAAGAGTCCCGCGGAGCAACATTAGAAGCTGTTGTATCACGCATGAAAACGATAGGGTCCAATGTACGATTTGTTGCACTAAGCGCTACCATCCCAAATTCTGAGGATATAGCCACATGGCTCGGTAAGGATGCGACGAACCAACATGTTCCAGCACACAGGGAgcattttggagaagagTTTCGTCCCGTTAGGCTGCAGAGGTTTGTGTACGGCTATCAGTCCCAGGGGAATGACTTTGCGTTCGATAAGATGTGCAGTTCGAAGTAAGTAGGCACACTCTATCTCAGACTTGCTCTGACCGCCATATCCAGACTTCCTGATATACTTGCGATGCATTCTTGCAGAAAACCCATTATGATCTTCTGCTGCACGAGGAACTCTTCTGTGGCTACGGCAAAGGAACTTGCTCGACTGTGGTCAATGTCCAACCCTCCAGCTCGGTTATGGAAAGGACCAAGCAAGTCATTTgaatttaataatatagacTTAAAGAGTACGAAATGAATTTAATGGTTTCTAGAATATGCGGTTGCTGATCCGGTTTATTAAAGCTACGAGTGCCGCAGGTGTCGCATTTCATCACGCTGGCCTCAATCCCGGAGACAGGCAGACAATCGAAAATGGCTTCTTACAAGGCCAGATTAACATAATATGCTGCACATCTACTCTCGCAGTTGGTGTGAACCTCCCATGTCATCTTGTGATTATTAAAAACACTGTCGGGTGGTTGGACGGCGGCTGTAAAGAATATTCGGATCTCGAGATTATGCAGATGCTTGGCCGTGCTGGGAGACCTCAGTTTGACAAAGACGCAGTCGCCGTTATCTTaacgagaaaagaacgagTTGACTACTACGAACGGCTCGTCTCAGGCTCTGAAAGCCTTGAAAGCTGCTTACATTTGAACCTAATTGACCATCTGAACGCCGAGATTGGGCTAGGCAATGTCACAAGTGTTGAATTTGCTATAAGATGGCTTGCTGGCACCTTTTTATTCGTGAGACTCCGACGAAATCCAACACATTATCAGCTAAGAGAGGGCGCCAAgagggaagatgaggatgagatgCTTCGCCAGATCTGTGAGAAAGACATCAGGCTTCTCCAAGAGAGTAACTTAGTCACCACTGAGAGTCTTAGATCTACGCAATTTGGTGATGCAATGGCACGTTATTACGTGCGGTTCGagacgatgaagaccttcctcACATTAAAGCGTCACGCCACTATGTCTCAAATTGTAAGTAGCATAAATCTGAGCTATGATACAAGCTAACGAACGATTACCCAGCTCTCCGTGATCTCCCAAGCAGAAGAGTTCCGTGATGTTCGTCTCAAGGCAGGCGAGAAGTCGCTGTATAAAGAGATCAACCGTGAAACTGGCATAATGTTTCCGGTAAAAGTGGATATAGCACTTCCTGCTCATAAAACATCACTACTCATCCAGTCTGAGCTGGGTGCGGTGGAGTTTCCAAATGACGAACAGTTCCAAAAACACAAGTTTGCATTCCAGCAAGACAAAGGGTTTGTATTCTCACACGTCAATCGGCTTATTCGATGCATCATAGACTGCCAGATTTCTCTCCAGGATTCAGTTGCCACCAGAAACGCCTTGGAACTTGCAAGGAGTTTTGGAGCCAAAGTGTGGGATAGATCTCCATTTCAGATGAAGCAAATTGAACAGATCGGTGTCGTCGCGGTAAGAAAATTAGCAGCCGCTGGAATAACCAGTCTTGAAGCTCTGGAATGTGCAGAGCCTCATCAGATTGACATGATCTTGAGCAAGAACCCTCCCTTTGGGTTGAAACTTCTAGGGCGTCTTTCAGAGTTTCCTAAGTTACGCGTATCTGTCAAGATGATAAGAAAGGTAGGGTTCTTACTTCGCTGCTAAGGGCGTTGCTAACAACAGTAGGAGGCAAAACACGGTAACCCTGTGAGAATTCATTTCAAAGCCGAGGTCGCATTCATGAATGAAAAATGCCCAACAACTTTCCAGAGGCGTCCTGTACATGTCTGTTTTTTAGCAGAAACATCTAATGGTTTGATGATTGATTTCCGTCGTATGAGGTTGGTTGAAAGAGCTCACacctttcattctttttttcagGACTAACGT encodes:
- a CDS encoding putative UDP-galactose transporter (predicted UDP-galactose transporter), with the protein product MGESAQRPSSGPGPVGKNFSWILTVNPLLSGQLLHYSRVMPSTNGKRYLTSTAVFFNEVVKLAISLTIALYEVSKTAPPSVPATSLFFSLTSAVFSGDSWKLAIPACLYTLANSLQYVALSNLQAAPFQVTYQLKLIATAIFSVILLNRSISLRRWGLLLLLLVGVGLVQMPISSSGDISLQEEAAAHHAFPRSLEEWKAAKLDRPNLHKRSATYEGIEEDMMTAFPRMNAVVGLLATLGACVASSLASVYFEKVLKDSAKSTSLWVRNVQLAVYSIFPALFIGVVFLDGEKIAANGFFGGYNWAVWSTVVTQAIGGIATSFCIGHAYRDAKNVATATSIFLTTLGSIWLFEFELTGNICMQCVHYALHLD
- a CDS encoding putative DEAD/DEAH box DNA helicase (Mer3) (DNA/RNA helicase MER3/SLH1, DEAD-box superfamily) yields the protein MRRKPYSSFPASRQGASYRRTAGTQLRTPIRSDVRTALDQRFSEGARNSSSLGGSRREELPISTPRAEALCRDDDLLFDAFDHQLRPEQFEKSHIAAILEQRTPFQDMPVSIRGIVLVSVHELPDKYGSLFHFPAFNAIQSKCFQSVYKGDDNIVLAAPTGSGKTVVMELAICRLLNNLKDERFKVIYQAPTKSLCSERFRDWNRKFHSLGLQCAELTGDTDYTQMRSVQNSQIIITTPEKWDSVTRKWKDHARLMQLVKLFLIDEVHILKESRGATLEAVVSRMKTIGSNVRFVALSATIPNSEDIATWLGKDATNQHVPAHREHFGEEFRPVRLQRFVYGYQSQGNDFAFDKMCSSKLPDILAMHSCRKPIMIFCCTRNSSVATAKELARLWSMSNPPARLWKGPSKSFEFNNIDLKSVAFHHAGLNPGDRQTIENGFLQGQINIICCTSTLAVGVNLPCHLVIIKNTVGWLDGGCKEYSDLEIMQMLGRAGRPQFDKDAVAVILTRKERVDYYERLVSGSESLESCLHLNLIDHLNAEIGLGNVTSVEFAIRWLAGTFLFVRLRRNPTHYQLREGAKREDEDEMLRQICEKDIRLLQESNLVTTESLRSTQFGDAMARYYVRFETMKTFLTLKRHATMSQILSVISQAEEFRDVRLKAGEKSLYKEINRETGIMFPVKVDIALPAHKTSLLIQSELGAVEFPNDEQFQKHKFAFQQDKGFVFSHVNRLIRCIIDCQISLQDSVATRNALELARSFGAKVWDRSPFQMKQIEQIGVVAVRKLAAAGITSLEALECAEPHQIDMILSKNPPFGLKLLGRLSEFPKLRVSVKMIRKEAKHGNPVRIHFKAEVAFMNEKCPTTFQRRPVHVCFLAETSNGLMIDFRRMSASKVQSNQEIPLHIEMNSPDQYITCYAMCDDIAGTLRSAELRPALPSSLFSFCSNKESDETNQKHMMNMSRRRSNTSLRAIPNKEYNPDSFDSDDSLFNDFLQDDKATNWATMEYIACPTSKNKPQEKTSKKSKKSKEAKDVNKAEEPTQLRNGRWSCNHKCKDKTMCKHLCCREGLEKPPKMNRKHSNGGADRSNRLNQLTLSASITKHNTQIGNPGKRRTRKDSMTDITSIICLSVRAYVLSEAFVSHASTLYLICTEIFRLFEAAMSCVTGNPVAYQHVCVLYTVLYCVIRVVLFPDIIGS